A single region of the Penaeus vannamei isolate JL-2024 chromosome 23, ASM4276789v1, whole genome shotgun sequence genome encodes:
- the LOC113802492 gene encoding uncharacterized protein isoform X4 — MLDILKKLFLRSYDLNDATSWSGESAGPDPETPRPPRRPETRLGDREGAEDDSVSVVSGKAGTRTLRKSSSRRAREAIAAESVAQEGNNDGVSFVRASAGTTTAQGDFTPYGYVSRPGSTPLSYSLWGSNASTTSSEESYRRQFNRTLCRVVFGCAVLLVILAVLGIVGIAVYLGVLTNDGEGSEYEVRYRGQLKVTAGDTWIPDLARPASPAFRAKALKYEKMLESVYENSFLKGSLRNAKVLRILRNPENNRGLNLHFRLALDRRKMPSHVDNTELAVKDVLLQELMSLEPVAFQKVAIDIDSFRMARESNVTRTESAASSAPKEEEEEVQVIKVEGTQESPGGSIVIKKPSGTADRSQQEESSTVANLIYQFGAWRPVNPYNFRPSSPDPSAVTPANPPVRPASTPARPFYNPTQRPARPSRPQEKDKAVTPPHRTTKRTTTSSTTTTASTTTTTTPPPPPPTTTTTTTTTPPTTTTTTTTTTTTTPRPTTTASASTLQFNNRFGIPLEDLGSKENKMTTKRNPSRDDLQAILADLMFFTTPRPRPRPRPRPQPRPQAPLRVPDEITIFSRPNYNARPTSTQPPPNRTPSSAEHLITFQDILEGNRRRPLFSASHSSADSQTASTASHQTLGLPHVTSYTGVREPQPPKPPADFRFPLDRFRYPSTSYAVTTMPPATEPTVAASSFNIWDFLTTRKPLILNTEVVTSTSIDVQYGSTSSDQGTTQYGPVYRPTSELAPVYRPTIDNGPVYRPDQGTTDEYGPVYRPSSEPAPLKEFSGDQNFLTVPVISGTNVRYITMNKTRTNYPNVVIVNLQATPEAETTTPETSSRGDGRRFNTKFLEDIFQTVLRNTNYRGIDGATHFRNSGFSNRRGKPIDLDIPDSPAPLLDEETNESLSLWSVLRNLSQVYLSDPAIIQQLQDFEKAASQKANRGTTATSTSQSTTQDQTTTPNLTPFFQHLRGSQNPFLKNSNVVASQQAPAYAYIPLHDPDASERSDASTDDDKGPAPALNYTLQHITPRPASGVTYPMDYTPQPIRYTSSPFTTLFMTGVGGKSSGSPQVISVSSRSPVIPSGSSSMTNSPIHTFVLKEGQSMEDLLQEIFDTISLEEENEAFPSTDAPSSDVETTTEDLETTYQTTRETESRDSVLESINRILQQHLEKMNNQSKDSSREQSSTAPSTAPEPSPPSREPSKPHEGIDPIHDLFPVMTRPMNFIRTTTPKPYEILDDGDNEIKTTVVGDGMASTEEVRTETSIDVSYSVHSATTEIALINNDTVQAFLSTTACQSKSQFRCKSGECIAESSRCNLIQDCRDSSDERDCSCADFLKSKFLTRKICDGIVDCWDHSDESNCEWCKPGQFICPGTTQCIEQSQVCDGITDCKDGDDERTCVTIAPDVPAANSLDYHGEGYLMVRKHGVWGKLCLDNFEQVTSRASATWTVSDLGQAVCKTLTFSNFSRVERSPDTTLVKRSRPNIPSRYHSLLPPPDPAAPSPVYYEINVSDKGFLPTRARSVPEDTSSATDLTLSLDFEKTTCPRKDVVKVSCEGLQCGMRPRAVHHRARIVGGSNSGPGSWPWHAALYKEGEYQCGATLINDRWLVSAGHCFYSATNNHWVARLGALRRGSKFPSPYEQLRHITHIFIHPEYVETGFINDITLLSVNEPVRFTDYVRPVCLPPPGAGIEDGRLCTLVGWGQLFEVGRIFPDTLQEVQVPLISTSECRKRTVFIPLYRITDDMFCAGYDRGGRDACLGDSGGPLMCQEPNGAWQLVGVTSNGYGCARPHRPGVYTKVVNYLDWMNQVMELTKSELVVPVPAQCEGHRCPLGQCLSASNVCNGVVECSDGSDEAQCH; from the exons cAGGAAGGCAACAACGACGGCGTGTCCTTCGTCAGGGCGTCCGCGGGCACCACGACGGCGCAGGGAGACTTCACGCCCTATGGATACGTCTCGCGTCCCGGCTCCACGCCTCTCAG CTACAGTTTATGGGGTTCGAACGCGTCCACCACGAGTTCGGAGGAGTCGTATCGGCGGCAATTCAACCGAACACTTTGTCGCGTGGTGTTCGGATGCGCTGTTTTACTCGTGATTCTCGCCGTCTTGGGAATCGTTGGCATCGCTGTCTATCTCGGAG tATTAACAAATGACGGGGAGGGATCGGAAT ACGAAGTGCGGTACAGAGGTCAGCTGAAGGTCACGGCGGGAGACACGTGGATCCCCGACCTGGCCCGCCCCGCGTCGCCCGCCTTCAGAGCCAAGGCGCTCAAGTACGAGAAGATG CTGGAGTCCGTCTACGAGAACAGCTTCCTGAAGGGCTCGCTGAGGAACGCCAAGGTCCTGCGCATCCTGAGGAACCCCGAGAACAACCGAGGACTCAACCTGCACTTCAGGCTCGCCCTCGACCGCCGGAAGATGCCCAG CCACGTCGATAACACAGAACTGGCTGTCAAGGACGTCCTGCTGCAAGAACTGATGAGCTTGGAACCTGTTGCGTTCCAGAAGGTTGCGATCGACATTGACTCGTTCAGAATGGCGA GAGAGAGCAACGTCACCCGGACGGAATCAGCTGCCTCTTCGGcgcccaaggaggaggaggaggaagtccaGGTGATCAAGGTCGAAGGAACTCAGGAGTCTCCCGGAGGATCCATCGTGATCAAGAAGCCCTCTGGCACCGCGGACCGCTCGCAGCAG GAGGAGAGCAGCACCGTCGCCAACCTGATCTACCAGTTCGGCGCCTGGCGGCCCGTCAACCCCTACAACTTCCGGCCGTCTTCGCCCGACCCCTCGGCCGTCACTCCGGCGAACCCGCCCGTGCGCCCCGCCAGCACCCCCGCCCGCCCATTCTACAACCCCACCCAGAGGCCAGCACGCCCCTCGAGGCCTCAGGAGAAGGACAAGGCCGTCACGCCTCCACATCGCACGACCAAGAGGACTACGACCAGCAGCACCACGACTACggcttctactactacaactacgactcctcctcctccgcctccaactACGacgaccacaaccacaaccacaccaccTACAACAACCACTACAACCACGACGACGACCACCACGACTCCTCGACCCACGACGACCGCAAGCGCGAGCACGTTGCAGTTCAACAATCGGTTCGGAATTCCCCTCGAGGACCTGGGCTCGAAGGAGAacaagatgacgacgaagaggaaCCCGTCGAGGGACGACCTCCAGGCGATTCTGGCGGACCTGATGTTCTTCACGACTCCTCGACCTCGTCCTCGACCTCGTCCCCGGCCTCAGCCACGGCCTCAGGCTCCCCTTCGAGTCCCCGACGAAATCACGATCTTCTCGAGGCCGAACTATAACGCAAGACCCACCTCGACGCAGCCTCCCCCTAACCGAACCCCGAGCTCGGCGGAACACCTGATCACATTCCAGGACATCTTGGAAGGAAACCGGAGACGTCCTTTGTTCTCGGCCTCGCATTCCTCGGCGGACAGCCAGACGGCCTCGACGGCCTCCCACCAGACGCTAGGACTGCCCCATGTCACGTCTTACACCGGGGTGAGAGAACCTCAGCCTCCGAAGCCACCTGCAGATTTCAGGTTCCCTCTGGACAGATTCCGATACCCTAGCACCTCGTACGCGGTCACAACCATGCCTCCCGCCACCGAGCCCACTGTCGCTGCTTCGTCTTTCAACATTTGGGATTTCCTCACGACCAGGAAGCCTCTGATTCTGAACACAGAGGTGGTGACGTCAACGAGCATCGACGTCCAGTACGGTTCAACGTCCTCAGATCAAGGAACAACACAATATGGTCCTGTGTATAGACCGACGAGTGAGCTGGCCCCAGTCTACAGACCAACCATCGACAATGGACCAGTCTACAGACCTGATCAAGGGACTACAGACGAGTATGGCCCGGTGTATCGGCCCAGCAGCGAGCCAGCACCTTTAAAAGAATTTTCGGGAGACCAGAATTTCCTAACGGTCCCTGTGATATCGGGTACTAACGTCCGCTACATCACCATGAACAAGACGCGCACCAACTACCCCAACGTCGTTATCGTAAACCTTCAGGCAACTCCCGAGGCCGAGACGACGACGCCCGAGACCTCCTCGCGGGGCGACGGAAGGAGATTCAATACGAAATTCCTGGAGGACATTTTCCAGACTGTGCTGCGCAACACGAACTACCGCGGCATAGACGGAGCCACGCACTTCAGGAATTCCGGCTTTTCAAACAGAAGAGGAAAACCTATCGACCTCGACATACCAGACTCACCTGCGCCCTTACTTGACGAGGAAACCAatgagtctctctccctctggtctGTCTTGAGGAACCTGAGCCAAGTATACCTGTCCGATCCCGCCATCATCCAGCAGCTGCAAGATTTCGAGAAGGCAGCTTCACAAAAAGCAAATCGAGGTACAACAGCTACATCAACATCACAATCCACAACTCAAGATCAAACAACAACACCCAATTTGACGCCATTCTTCCAGCATTTAAGAGGCTCTCAGAATCCCTTCCTGAAGAATTCCAACGTCGTGGCAAGCCAGCAAGCTCCTGCTTACGCGTACATCCCTCTGCATGACCCAGACGCATCAGAGCGTAGCGATGCCTCGACCGATGACGACAAGGGCCCTGCGCCTGCGTTGAACTACACCCTCCAACACATCACGCCTCGCCCGGCATCAGGTGTCACTTACCCCATGGATTATACGCCACAGCCCATCCGCTACACCTCATCGCCTTTCACCACCTTGTTCATGACCGGCGTCGGAGGCAAGAGCTCGGGCAGCCCGCAGGTGATCAGCGTGTCGAGTCGTTCCCCCGTCATTCCGTCAGGTAGCTCCTCGATGACGAACTCTCCGATCCACACATTCGTCCTCAAGGAAGGACAGAGCATGGAGGATCTGCTTCAAGAGATCTTCGATACCATATCgctggaggaagagaacgaggctTTTCCCTCCACTGACGCTCCGAGTTCAGACGTCGAAACGACGACAGAGGATTTAGAAACTACGTACCAGACCACGCGCGAGACGGAGAGCCGAGACAGCGTCTTGGAGTCCATCAACAGAATCCTTCAGCAGCACCTCGAGAAGATGAACAACCAGTCCAAGGACTCCTCCCGAGAGCAAAGTTCGACGGCGCCATCGACGGCGCCTGAGCCCTCTCCGCCGTCTCGAGAGCCGTCCAAGCCGCACGAGGGAATCGACCCCATCCACGACCTCTTCCCCGTCATGACCCGCCCCATGAACTTCATCCGAACCACCACGCCCAAGCCCTATGAGATCCTGGACGACGGCGACAACGAGATCAAGACGACGGTCGTGGGAGACGGCATGGCCTCCACGGAGGAGGTCAGGACGGAGACCTCGATAGACGTGTCCTACAGCGTCCACTCTGCCACCACCGAGATAGCGCTTATCAACAACGACACAGTGCAAG CATTTTTGTCAACCACAGCATGTCAGAGCAAGTCCCAGTTCCGTTGCAAGTCTGGCGAGTGCATCGCCGAGTCCTCGCGGTGCAACCTGATCCAGGACTGCCGCGACAGCTCCGACGAGCGGGACTGCTCCTGCGCCGACTTCCTCAAGAGCAAGTTCCTCACGCGGAAGATCTGCGACGGCATCGTCGACTGCTGGGACCACTCGGACGAGTCCAACTGCG aGTGGTGCAAACCGGGCCAGTTCATCTGCCCGGGGACGACCCAGTGCATCGAGCAGAGCCAAGTGTGTGACGGGATCACGGACTGCAAGGACGGGGACGACGAGAGGACCTGCGTCACCATCGCCCCGGACGTCCCCGCGGCCAACTCTCTGGATTACCATGGCGAAG GGTACCTGATGGTGCGGAAACACGGCGTCTGGGGAAAGCTCTGTCTCGACAACTTCGAGCAAGTGACGTCTCGAGCTTCTGCAACCTGGACGGTGTCAGACTTAGGCCAGGCTGTGTGCAAAACGCTCACTTTCAG CAACTTCAGCCGCGTGGAGCGCTCCCCGGACACGACCCTCGTCAAGCGCTCGCGGCCCAACATCCCCTCGAGGTACCACTCGCTCCTCCCGCCTCCTGATCCTGCAGCTCCTTCGCCCGTCTACTACGAAATCAACGTTTCTGACAAGGGGTTCCTGCCCACGCGCGCCCGCTCCGTACCCGAGGACACGTCTTCGGCGACGGACCTCACTCTCTCCTTAGACTTCGAGAAGACGACGTGCCCGAGGAAGGACGTGGTGAAGGTCTCTTGCGAAGGACTGCAGTGCGGGATGCGGCCGCGCGCCGTGCACCATCGCGCCAG GATCGTGGGCGGCAGCAACAGCGGGCCGGGGTCCTGGCCCTGGCACGCGGCGCTGTACAAGGAGGGCGAGTACCAGTGCGGCGCCACGCTCATCAACGACCGCTGGCTCGTCTCGGCCGGACACTGCTTCTATAG CGCCACCAACAACCACTGGGTGGCTCGTCTGGGCGCCCTCAGGAGGGGCTCCAAGTTCCCCTCGCCGTACGAGCAACTGCGACACATCACGCACATTTTCATTCATCCCGA aTACGTCGAGACGGGCTTCATCAACGACATCACTCTGCTCAGCGTCAACGAGCCGGTTCGCTTCACCGACTACGTGCGCCCCGTGTGTCTGCCTCCGCCCGGCGCCGGCATCGAGGACGGCCGCCTGTGCACGCTGGTGGGCTGGGGCCAGCTGTTCGAAGTGGGCAGAATCTTCC CCGACACCCTGCAGGAAGTCCAAGTGCCGCTGATCTCGACGTCCGAATGCCGCAAGAGGACGGTGTTCATCCCGCTCTACCGCATCACCGACGACATGTTCTGCGCAGGGTACGACCGCGGCGGAAGGGACGCCTGCCTCGGCGATTCGGGCGGCCCGCTCATGTGCCAG GAACCCAACGGGGCGTGGCAACTGGTGGGCGTGACGAGCAACGGGTACGGGTGCGCGCGCCCGCACCGCCCCGGCGTCTACACGAAGGTGGTCAACTATCTCGACTGGATGAATCAG GTGATGGAGCTGACGAAGAGCGAGCTGGTGGTGCCAGTGCCAGCGCAGTGCGAGGGCCACCGCTGCCCCCTCGGCCAGTGCCTCTCCGCCTCCAACGTGTGCAACGGCGTGGTCGAGTGTTCGGACGGCTCGGACGAAGCCCAGTGCCACTGA